One genomic window of Macaca mulatta isolate MMU2019108-1 chromosome 8, T2T-MMU8v2.0, whole genome shotgun sequence includes the following:
- the CEBPD gene encoding CCAAT/enhancer-binding protein delta, which yields MSAALFSLDGPARGAPWPAEPAPFYEPGRAGKPGRGAEPGALGEPGAAAPAMYDDESAIDFSAYIDSMAAVPTLELCHDELFADLFNSNHKAGGAGPLELLPGGPARPLGPGPAAPRPLKREPDWGDGDAPGSLLPAQVAACAQTVVSLAAAGQPTPPTSPEPPRSSPGPTPAPGPAREKSAGKRGPDRGSPEYRQRRERNNIAVRKSRDKAKRRNQEMQQKLVELSAENEKLHQRVEQLTRDLAGLRQFFKQLPSPPFLPAAGTADCR from the coding sequence ATGAGCGCCGCCCTCTTCAGCCTGGACGGCCCGGCGCGCGGCGCGCCCTGGCCTGCGGAGCCTGCGCCCTTCTACGAGCCGGGCCGAGCTGGCAAGCCGGGACGCGGGGCCGAGCCGGGGGCCTTAGGCGAGCCAGGGGCCGCCGCCCCCGCCATGTACGACGACGAGAGCGCCATCGACTTCAGCGCCTACATCGACTCCATGGCCGCCGTGCCCACCCTGGAGCTGTGCCACGACGAGCTCTTCGCCGACCTCTTCAACAGCAATCACAAGGCGGGCGGCGCGGGGCCCCTGGAGCTTCTGCCCGGCGGCCCCGCGCGCCCCTTGGGCCCGGGCCCCGCCGCTCCGCGCCCGCTCAAGCGCGAGCCCGATTGGGGCGACGGCGACGCGCCCGGCTCGCTGCTGCCCGCGCAGGTGGCCGCGTGCGCACAGACCGTGGTGAGCCTGGCGGCCGCAGGGCAGCCCACACCGCCCACGTCGCCGGAGCCGCCGCGCAGCAGTCCCGGGCCGACACCCGCGCCCGGCCCCGCCCGGGAGAAGAGCGCCGGCAAGAGGGGTCCGGACCGCGGCAGCCCCGAGTACCGGCAGCGGCGCGAGCGCAACAACATCGCGGTGCGCAAGAGCCGCGACAAGGCCAAGCGGCGCAACCAGGAGATGCAGCAGAAGCTGGTGGAGCTGTCGGCCGAGAACGAGAAGCTGCACCAGCGCGTGGAGCAGCTCACGCGGGACCTGGCCGGCCTCCGGCAGTTCTTCAAGCAGTTGCCCAGCCCGCCCTTCCTGCCGGCCGCCGGGACCGCAGACTGTCGGTAA